CACTTCTTACAGACCTTTGATTATGAGTTACTCGCTGGACAGACGACGAACTTACTTAGCCGACCAGATGAAGTAGTCCTCACTCGAGAATTAGCCGATAAGTTTTTTGGGAATGAGGTAAAAGGCGATTATCAGCAGCTACTGGGTAAAACCATCGTTATGGAGCAGCGTCCTTACCAGATTAGTGGTATACTGGAAAATGCCCCTCGTAACACCAATGTGACGTTCCGAATGCTGACGTCTATGCAAGACTACATTCAGCGTAGCGATAATTGGATCTACGATTGGAATCAGGGAAGTTCTGACTGGGCCACTTTTGTTACGTTACCCGAAGGGTATGATCCTACAGAACTGGAGGGTCGTTTGGGAATACTGGTAGAGAAAAATTATACTGAAGATAGAGCCGCTCGTCGTAGCTATCATCTCCAACCCTTGCCCGAAGTGCATACCGATGAACGCTACGGAGGTACTGATTATGCTACTCCTAGTATCCTCATTGTAGCCTTCATCACGATGGGAATTATCGTACTGCTTACGGCTTGTATCAATTTTATCAACTTATCAACTGCTCAGTCGGTGAAGCGGGCGAAAGAGATTGGCATTCGCAAAGCACTAGGTAGCCGCAAAAGGCAGATAGTGCTCCAGTTTATGGGCGAGACATTCATTATTACGGCAGTGGCCTCCCTGTTAGCGATGGTCATAGCCGGAGAGTTCGTTGATGCCTTTAATCAGTTTTTACTAGTAGTGTTAGACTATGGTTTGGCGTTGGACACCAGTGTTATTTATTTTTTAGTCGGGTTGGTACTGATGGTTACGCTAATGGCGGGCTATTATCCAGCTCGTATTTTAGCCGGGTTTAAACCAACGGAAGCACTTAAACAATCAATGACTGCCAAGAATACCGGGTTCGCTGGAAAGTTCTCGCTTCGTAAAACCTTGGTCGTTACCCAGTTCGTCATTTCTCAATTACTCATCATTGGTACTATCGTAGTGTCCAGTCAGATGAACTTCGTGCGAGAGAGTGATTTAGGATTTGCCAAAGAAGATATTGCGGTGGTGTTTATCCCACAAAAAGAAGAGCAAAATCTGGATACTTTCCGCGACAAAATTGTTGCTCAAGCTGCCGTAGCCGATGTATCGTTCTGCACTGGACCGCCCATGTCGGGTAGTAATAGTTGGACCGGCATTCGCAATCCGGCGCAAGGGGACGAGCGAGGATTTGGCATTGAGCGAAAACGGGTTGACCCGCAGTACTTATCGGTATTTGACATAGAATTAGTAGCCGGACGCAATTTGCGGGAAGAAGATCGAGTGTTGCCTGCTGATTCTTCAGATGAATACAATGTTCTGCTCAACAAAAAAGCCGTAGCCAAACTAGGTTTCACTAATATTGAAGACGCTTTGGGTGAAACCATGATTACCTACGGTGAGACTAAAGCAACCATTGTAGGGGTAGTAGAAGATTTTTTCAACGCCCCCCTTCAAGATGAAATTCACCCCGTGATGCTCCATAGCCAAGGTGAAAGTGTGTGGATGGCTGCCGTAAAGATGGCAACCCCTCAGCCCGTACAACAACTCACCGCCGTGGAAGAAAGCTGGAAAGAACTCTACCCCGATTACTACTATTCGGCCATGTCGCTGGATGAATACTTCGAGTACGGTGCTTTCTACGTGATTGAGGATGTAATGTACCAAGGCTTCCGTTTATTTGCCTTCCTTTCTATTATCATCGGCTGTCTGGGATTGTACGGATTGGTATCGTACCTAGCCTTGCAACGGCGGAAGGAGATTGGAGTACGTAAAACATTGGGTGCAACGGTCAGCCATATTCTCTATCTCTTCACCAAAGAATTTGCTTGGTTAGTGATACTAGCCTTTGTCATCGCTGCCCCGCTGGGCTACTTTGCCATGCAAGCCTGGCTAGAGACATTCGTGTACAAAATTCCGCTCGGTATTGGCTACTTTGTCCTAGCTCTAGTCGCATCCATGCTAATTGCCCTAGTAACCGTAGGCTACAAATCACTCCGAGCCGCCACTGCTAACCCAGTTGATTCACTTAGGAATGAATGATGATTGATGACTAATGATTAATGAAGGGCATTATTCATTCATTCATCATCAATCATTCTCTATTAATTCTGCCAGAAGATTTGAGAATAGAGAAAAGTATTTTACAGATAGACGTGCATTCTTCATACAGATCGTCAAACTCTGTTGAGCTAATAAATCTACTATCGTGCAAAAGGTTCAACCAGTAGCTTGTTTCCATTACCTCTTTGTAGGCGATGGACATCTTGGCCGAAAACTCAGCTTTGGAGATAGCCGCATCGGCTTCAGTAACATTTGCCCCAATAGAGGTGCCACTCCGCAATATCTGCTTAGAGAGTACGTATTCTTTTCTCTCCTTAGTAAGCAGCTTATAGAGCGTTATTATCTGAAGTGCAAAGCCATACGACTTTTCTTTAATAATATTCTTCTTCCCGTTCATAGTAGGTACAATCTACTTTCAAGATTTGTGCCTTACCTCTCATCACTACCGTCAATTCATCATTACTCACTAGTCATTAATTATTATGTTGAAGAATTATCTCAAAATCGCGTTACGAAATCTCGGTCGTTACAAAGTTTACTCCTTTATCAATGTGCTGAGTCTAGCGATTGGTATGGCGGCTTGTCTGGTTATTTTTCTTTTTATCTCGGATGAGCTAAGCTTTGATACTTTTCATCAGCAAAAAGAGCAAATTTACCGGCTCGACGAAGTGCAATCGTTTCCAGGAATGAGTCCGCAGAATGTGGCTTTGTCCATGCCAGGCATGGGGCCCAATCTGTTCAACGATATGCCCGAGATCACTAACTTCACCCGTTTCTGGATCTGGGGAGATCTTTTGTACGAGCGGAATGACTTACAACTGGTTATTAACCGTACGGCCGTAGTAGATTCTACCTTTCTGGAAATCTTCGATTTTGAGTTACTACAAGGCGACCCAAGTACCGTATTGGATAAACCCAATAGTATTGTACTTACTGAAACTACCGCCCAAAAGTTATTTAATGATGACGAAGCTCTGGGAAAACAACTTGTGATTGGCGATGATAACTATGCAGTTACTGGAGTGTTAGCCGATGTGCCGGAGAACTCTCACTTGCAGTATGAAGCCTTGATTTCTATCAATACGGTTACGCGAGAACGACCGGAGTTTAACGATCAGTGGGGAAGCAACTTCATGGTGACTTATTTGGTACTCGCTCCGCAAACTGATATTGAGCAGTTGGAGAGTAAGTTTCCCAAATTCTTGGAATCGCATATGAGCGAAGAGGCAACTACCTACTATACGCTTTTTCTTCAGCAACTTTCGGATGTACATCTAGGATCAATGAATATTGAGCACGACTATCAGAATTACCGCAAATTTGATGGTTCGTACATTAAAACATTTTCTATTCTGGCCTTCTTTGTCCTGATTATCGCCAGTATCAATTTCATGAATCTTTCGGTAGCGCGTTCTACCACCCGATCCAAAGAAGTTGGTATCCGCAAATCCATTGGAGCCTTGAAGCGACAGTTGGTTGGGCAATTCTTGGGTGAATCCGTGTTGCTTACTTTGATTGCGCTAGTATTATCACTGCTAATTGCTGCTGCCTTCATTCCTTATCTTAATGCTATCTCCAACCGTTCACTATCGTTGCTGACGATCCTCGATCATATGGAGGTAATAGTGGGAGTACTGATTGTGGCTTGTTTGGTAGGAGTATTATCTGGCTCATATCCCGCTCTGTTTCTATCCTCCTTTCAACCCGCTAAAGTGCTAAAGGGAAAACTGGAGAGCTTAAACCAGAAGTCGTTGCTGAGAAGTGGGTTAGTAGTGATACAATTTGCTACCGCTATTGCGCTGATTGTGGGTACGGTACTGGCTACCCAGCAACTCAATTTTATGAAGAGTAAAGACATTGGTTTTGATAAGGAGCAGATGATGCTAATTCCGATGAGCAATGAGGCCAACGAGCAGTACGAAGCGCTCCGTAACGAATTACTCGCTCACGCGGGAGTAGCCGGGGTAACTGCCTCGGGGCAACGGATTGGTAACAATTTTCATCAGACTGGAGGAAAAGTAAAAACCGATACCTCAATCCACGAACTAACCATTTCTCAGGTGAATGTCGACTATGACTACCTGGAGGTGTACGGCATTCAAGTGAAAGATGGACGGGCATTCTCTCGTGAGTATGCTGACGACGCAGGCTTTAGCTTTATTATCAATGAGTCTTTAGCTAAAGAATTGGGGTTGGAAGATCCCATTGGAGCGCAGTTTGGTTTTGGCTGGTACGATAATGATACGCTAGGCACTATTGTCGGTGTAACTCATGATTTCAACTACAACTCCCTTCACCATTCGGTAAACACGCTCGCTATCCACGTACACCCCGAGTGGGGATTCAGCGAGCTTTCGGTAAAGATACGTCCCGATAATCTTACCGAAACCATCACCGCTGTGCAAAGCACCTGGGAAACGCTGGTTCCTAACCGCCCCTTTGAATATTCCTTCCTGGATGAACATTTTGAGGAATTGTATCAGACTGATGAACAGATGAGCAAAGTGGTATCGGTAATTGCCGGATTAGCTATTATCATTGCCTGTTTAGGTTTATTTGGATTGGCTTCTATCGCTACGGAACAGCGAACCAAAGAAATTGGTATCCGCAAAGTGCTGGGGGCATCGCTGGTTCAACTGCTGGCTGTACTGTCCAAAAATTTCGTCAGCCTTATTCTGATTGCTTTTCTTATTTCTGTGCCTGTTACTTACTATCTGCTGCAAGGCTGGCTAGAAGGCTTTGCCTTCCGTATCAACATTGGTTGGTGGGTGTTCACCTTTGCCGGATTCTTATCGCTGCTGGTAGCTTTAGTGACGGTTAGCTTTCAAACTACTCGCGCTGCCCTAGCTAATCCAGTAGACGCACTAAGGAGCGAATAATATAGCGAGGGGCTAAGAGCGGGGTGCAGGGAGTCAGTTTTTGGCAAAAAATCTGTCTTCTGACCATTTTCGCGGATTATTCGTGATGTATCTCGAGATGTTACGAAACGATTTTTCGTTGCGGATTACATGATCGTGGTACCGGGATTGCCAGGTAAAATTTGGTTGAACCCGCCGCGCCGATTTGGTAACACCAATTTTAAATCCCCGGATAATGGATGCCAAATTTTGCGATTGTGGGCCAAATTTGTTTTTGGGTGTATTGGTCGACGATGCCCGTAGAAACGCAAGATTTTGCGTTTCTACCATTCGTTCATCATCCATTTTATCAATAATGATAATTCCATGCACGTGATTGGGCATGATGATGTGGTTCCCCAATTTAACAAATGGGAAATGTTCGGGGATGGCCTGCCAGCAGGTATCGGCCATTATACCAATTTCCGATAATTGCATTTCACCTTGTATTACCTGCCCAAAATAATGTATCCTATTTTTGGTGCAGATAGTTACAAAATAAGCTGCGTTGCTTCCATAATCCCACCAAGAAGCACGAGCAGAAACAGTACGGTATTTACCACGAAACTTTTCATCCATAACCAGACTAAAATACTTCCTTTCCACTACCTGAATAAATGTGTAACAGGTAACTCCTTACCCGTGCAACCTTTTCTAAGCATCGACATCTAACTTATACAGGACTCGTATCCCCGATGAAATTCCGTCTTTTTGCCAACCTTATGCTACCAGTATTATGATTAGGAACTATCTGAAAATTACCCTCCGCAATCTTGCTAACCAGAAACTGTATACATTTCTCAATGTACTGGGACTGAGTATTGGCATTGCCAGTTGCCTTATGATTTTACTCTACGTTCATCACGAGCTTAGTTATGATGCTTTCCACGAGAAAGCCGAGCGTATTTACCGGGTTGGACTTAACGGAAAAATTGCTGATCAGGAAGTATTTACTACGAATACTACTCCGCCACTGGCCTACACCGCAGTGGAAGAATTCCCCGAAGTAGAGAATGCTACTCGCATCTATACCCATTGGGGAAATCAGGTAATCCGCTACGGCGAAACCGTTATTTCTGAGGAAGATGTGTATATGGCCGATTCAACCTTCTTTGATGTATTCAGCTTTCCGCTACTTGCTGGCGATGCAGCTACTGCACTGGTTGACCCCACGAGCATTGTGATACCCGAAGATGTAGCCCGCAAATACTTTGGTGATGAACCACCCTTGGGCAAAACCTTATTATTGGGTAGCGATAAAACTCCGCATACCATCACAGGAGTATTGGAAAAGCTGCCTGATAATTCTCACGTTCACTTTAGCATGCTTCGTTCTATGAGCGCAGTAGAATACAGTCGCGACGACGGCTGGTTCAACAATAGTTTTCAAACCTATTTACTCTTGCATGAAGGAGCTTCATCTGAATCATTGGAGGCTAAGTTACCAGGGTTGGTAGCTAAATATGTAGGGCCAGAAGTTCAGCAGTTCTTAGGAGTTTCGTTAGAAGATTTTTTCGAGCAGGGAAATAAATATGGTTATTTTCTGCAACCGTTGCTAGATATTCATCTGCACTCCGATCTACAAGACGAACTAGAGCCTAATGGTGATATCACCTATATCTATATTTTTGCCGCTATCGGCTTTTTTATTATTCTGTTAGCTTGTATCAATTTCATGAATCTGGCCACGGCTCGTTCGGCCAATCGAGCTAAAGAAGTTGGAGTACGTAAAACACTAGGCTCCATGCGAGTTCACCTGATTCGTCAGTTTTTGAGCGAATCGGTGCTGCTCAGTCTTATTGCCACTGTGTTAGCTTTGGTAAGTGCAGGGTTGCTACTTTCTCCTTTCAACAATCTGGCTGGCAAAGAAATCTCTTCGGCACTCTTCGCCGAACCTTGGTTTCTGCTCAGCCTACTGAGCCTGATGCTCCTGGTAGGGTTACTAGCTGGCAGCTATCCGGCATTCTACCTGTCTTCGTTCCGTCCGGTAGAAGTGCTTAAGGGAAAATTGAAAGCGGGAATGAAGAGCAGTGGAGTTCGAAATGTTCTAGTGGTATTTCAGTTCTTCATCTCTATTACACTCATTATCTGTACTTTATTGGTCTATCAGCAGCTAGAGTACACGCGCACCAAGAATTTAGGGTTTGAAAAGGAAAATATGATCATCATTGACGGAGCCTGGCGTCTCGATAAGGGAAAGCAAGAGGCTCTACGGCAGGATTTAGCCAGTCAATCGGCTATTGTAGATGCTTCCATCTCTAACAATGTACCTCCGGGGGTAAACAATACGACTATCTTTCGCAAGAAGGGGGAAGAGCAGGATATTTTAGTTTCTACCTACGATGTAGATTATAATCATTTGCCCACCATGAAGATTGAACTATTGGAAGGGCGTAATTTCTCCCGTGATTTCCCGACTGATACAGCAGCTATACTGCTTAACGAAGCTGCGGTTCGAGAATTCGGACTCGATGATCCATTGAGTGAAGAGATTCGGTATTTCGGTGGAGGCGAGTATGGTTCACATTTGGATTTAAAGGTAGTAGGTGTTTTCAAAGATTTTAACTTCGAGACACTACGAAATAACATTCGCCCCTTAGCCTTAATGCTCACCACTCAAGGAAGTAAAATATCCGTGCGAACTGCTCCAGGCGATGTATCAGCTACACTTGCTACTGTTGAAGAACTCTGGGGTCAGTATGCTTCTGAAGAACCTTTCCAATACAGTTTCCTGGACGAAGATTTTGATGCGTTGTTCCGAGCTGAACAGCGATTAGGACAGGTTTTCTCGGTATTTACCGGACTAGCTATTTTAGTAGCCTGTTTGGGACTGTTAGGTTTGGCGGCGTTCATGGCTGAGCAACGTACCAAAGAGATTGGTATCCGAAAAGTGCTAGGCGCTTCAGTAGCCAATGTAGTAGTACTACTCTCTAAGGACTTCACTAAACTAGTGGTCGTTGCATTCATCATGGCCATTCCACTGGCTTACTTTATTATGCAATCCTGGTTAAAGGGCTTTGCTTTTAAAATTAGCATCGGTCCCGGCACTTTTATTTTAGCAGGAGGTGCCGCCTTACTAATTGCCTGGCTGACCGTAAGTTGGCAATCCATTAAAGCTGCTTCAGCTAATCCGGTGAAATCACTACGAAGTGAATAGATCACATGGTGAAGGGTTGAAGGTGGCAATTGTAGTACATAGCATATAAAACCTTCTACCCTTTGCCGTCTACCTTTCACCTTTCGTTTTCTTTTCTTTATCTTGCCAGACGACCTACGCTAAATTTTTTATGCTACGACCACTAGGCTACCTAGCTATCTTGGGAATCATCTTGGGTGCGTGTCAATCCGCCCCCACAGCTGAAGAAGTACCTCGCCCCAATATTTTGTTTGCTATTGCTGATGATGCTTCATTTCCCCACATGGGTGCTTATGGCTGCACCTGGGTAAACACTCCGGGCTTTGATCGGGTTGCAGAAAATGGCTTACTTTTTACGAACGCTTACACTCCTAATGCTAAATGTGCACCATCACGCTCTTGTATCTTGACCGGACGCAACTCCTGGCAATTGGAAGAAGCTGCGAATCATATCCCCTACTTCCCTGATAAGTTCACTACGTTCATGGAAAGTTTAGATGAGAATGGATACTTTGTGGGGCATACCGCCAAAGGCTGGGCACCTGGTCAGGTTGGTGAAATAAACGGAAAGAAACGGCAACTTACCGGCCCGGCTTTTAACGACAAAAAGACCGATCCTCCGGCCGAACATATTAGCAATAACGATTACGCCGAGAACTTTCGAGACTTTCTAACTGCCAAGCCTGATTCACTACCATTTTGTTTCTGGTATGGTTCCCTGGAGCCGCATCGCCGTTACGAATACGGAGTGGGAATTGAAAAAGGAGGAAAGCAACTGTCTGACATTGATGATATTCCCAATTTCTGGCCACAGAACGATACAGTTCGTACTGATATGTTAGATTATGCCTTCGAGATTGAGTACTTCGATCAGCATCTGGCTAACATGTTGGATATGTTGGAAGAAGCCGGTGAATTAGCAAACACTATTGTAATTGTCACTGCCGATAATGGAATGCCTTTTCCTCGGGTGAAAGGGCAAGCCTATGAACTTTCTAACCACCTTCCGTTTGCCATTATGTGGCCCGAAGGAATTCAACAATCTGGAAAGAAGGTAGAAGAATATATCAGCTTCATTGACATTGCGCCTACGTTGATGGAGTTAGCCCAAGTCTCAACGGAAGAAAGCGGAATGCAGGCGATGCAGGGGCGAAGTCTTTCTTACTTCTTTGAAGAACAATCTGCCGATAGTGCTACCTGGGATTATGTTCTCCTTGGCAAGGAACGCCACGATATTGGCCGTCCTAATGACTGGGGATACCCCATTCGGGGAATTGTCAAAAATGATTATCTGTACATTCGCAACTACGAACCTGACCGTTGGCCCGCCGGAAACCCTGAAACTGGATACTTAAACACCGATGGTAGCCCTACCAAAACATTCATTCTTAATAATCGCCAAACGCCGGGTATGGAGCAGTATTGGAAGATGAATTTTGGTCAACGTCCTACCGAAGAGTTTTACAATATTGGCAACGACCCAGATTGTGTACGCAATCTGGCCTTTGATCCGGAAGTAGCCCCTATTATGGAAGCTATGAAAACTCAGATGGTGGCTGAACTCAAAGCTCAGGGTGACCCCCGCATGTTTGGTCGAGGTGAAATCTTCGACGAATATGTCTACGCCAATGAAAGTACCCGAGGTTTTTACGAGCGTTATATGGATGGAGAAGAACTCAATGCCGGATGGGTAAACCCTACTGATTTTCAGGAGATAGAGATGGAGTAGCCTGCCTGAAGAGCAAAGACGACTACTGGGTAGGACTGCTTCCTGCTTTTTCGTATACTAAACCCGGACCATCGCACGCGCGCCAAGTGCCAATTAGCGTATTTTCAGATTCAACAAATAATAGCTCATTAGTTTCGCCAGAGCAGTTACCAATCAAGTTGTTTTCTGATGAGTAAGTCAGTTCCAGATATTCTCCGTCTGATAGTGTAACATACTCGTAGGTACCACTGGCTTCTTTGGTTTCACCATATTGCTCACGAACCTTTTTAAAGGTATTGTCTGATTGCAAAAGGTAAAATTCTTGCCAGCTCATGTTATCTCCCGTAGTAGGCGGTACATTCGCAATGTTTCCCGACATTTCTACCAATTGCCACTTCTGAACCTCTTGTTCAGAGTCTGACTCTTGGGCGGATGCTTCCAAATCAGCATCTTCTTGTGTTGAACAAGCAGTAAATAATAGCAACAGACTGAAAATAAAATATTTCATGTTTAATCGTTATTAGGGTTATTACCCAGACTCATTATTAGCTTGTTTGGTTGGCCTATTTCGCTATTTGCTGAGAAATTATACCTCTGGCTACTCGTAAAGCTAGTTATCCTTTGTGGTAAAAAACAAAAAGGTGATCTAACGACCACCTTCTGCATTAACGTTATTAACGTTTATGAATACTTTTATCCAGATGACTACTTACTAATTAGTGAGTTACCGTAATAGTATTATGATAGGTTACCGTACCATCCGCTTGCTGAACAGCCAATCGGTAAAATGATATACCTGCTTTCGGTTGCTTATCCTCAAACTGACCGTCTTTTACTTCTTCAGACTGACCAATGGTTTCAAACTGCATATCTATGCCAGCTCGCTGCACAAATATTTGCCCCTCTGCATCTTCATCAATGCTCCAGATAAGGGCTACATTTTCGTTCTGAATGCTATTTTCTAGGGTAACCGATGCTTTAGGAGTAATCGCAAAACCAGTATTAGTAATGCTAATGATAGCGAAAGTTAGTAAAAGAACTGTGATTTTGAAAGAAGCTAAAGTATTCATAATAGTATTTTTTCAATATTTCTATATCAATAATTGCATAATTAGTGCTAGGCTAATTTTTTTAGCATATTTATTTGTAAAATATTGATTATCAGTTTCTTACATAGAAAAGAAAAATCTTTCTTTTCGGGAAAGTGTCTCTGAATGGGAAATTACAGTAGCGATATTCCCAATCTGGGAAGGTGAAAAATATGATAACGTAGCTCATATTTACTCTGTTCTGATTCACTACCTAGCGCAGTATAATGTTTTCAACTTACTAGCCAATATTTATAAATATTTTCTGCCTAAGTGGTGTTATGTTGATCTGATGAATTTTATATTTTTGCGGATATGCTGGCAATCAATAATTTATCGTATCATATTGGAGGAAGGGCACTGTACGACGGAGCCAACTTGCACATTAAACCCAAAGACAAAATTGGACTGATTGGTTTGAACGGAACCGGAAAGTCTACCTTACTGCGCTTAATTGACGGTGAGTATCAACCCGATGGAGGTGAGATTACCAAAGCGAATGATTGTACCATCGGTTTCTTAAATCAAGACTTACTTTCTTTTCAGTCTGACGATAGTATTCTGAATGTGGCAATGCAGGCATTTGAGGAAGCTTTGGAGATTGAGCATAAAATAGAAAAGGTGCTCAAAAAGATGGAAACTGACTACGAAGATAAGTTAGTCAGCCAGCTTACTCGTTTACAAGAGCAGTTTGAAGTACTAGAAGGCTATACTTTACAAGCTCGGGCTGAAGAGATTTTAGAAGGAATTGGATTCAGCACTAACGACCTAAGGCGTCCGCTTCGGGAATTCTCAGGAGGTTGGCGAATGCGGGTAATGTTGGCGAAGCTACTGCTAGAAAAACCATCATTACTCATGCTAGATGAGCCGACCAACCACCTGGATCTGCCATCGATTCAGTGGGTAGAAGATTACCTACGCTCTTACGAAGGCGCGTTTATCATTGTATCTCACGATCAGCAGTTTTTGGATAATACAATTGATACTACAGTAGAAGTATCTCATGCCCAGTTAACTACTTACGCTGGTAACTACTCTTTCTATCTGGAAGAACGGGAGCTACGCCGGGAGATTCAAAAGAATGCCTTTGAGAATCAGCAACAGAAAATTAAGCAAACCGAACGCTTTATTGAGCGATTTCGCTCCAAAGCCACTAAGGCTAGGCAGGTACAATCTCGGGTGAAAATGCTTGACCGAATGGATAAGGTGAGCGACGTAGTGGATGAAAATGCTACCGTCAACTTTAAATTTACCTTCAATAAGCCCTCCGGACGACAGGTAGTAGCCATTAAAGATGCAACTAAACGTTACGGTGACCTAACTATCCTCCAGAATAGCCACTGCTCTATTGAGCGCGGTGATAAAATTGCACTTATTGGTGCCAATGGAAAAGGCAAATCAACGCTTTTGCGAATGGTTGCCGGAACCGAAGAGTTTAAAGGTGA
This region of Tunicatimonas pelagia genomic DNA includes:
- the abc-f gene encoding ribosomal protection-like ABC-F family protein, whose translation is MLAINNLSYHIGGRALYDGANLHIKPKDKIGLIGLNGTGKSTLLRLIDGEYQPDGGEITKANDCTIGFLNQDLLSFQSDDSILNVAMQAFEEALEIEHKIEKVLKKMETDYEDKLVSQLTRLQEQFEVLEGYTLQARAEEILEGIGFSTNDLRRPLREFSGGWRMRVMLAKLLLEKPSLLMLDEPTNHLDLPSIQWVEDYLRSYEGAFIIVSHDQQFLDNTIDTTVEVSHAQLTTYAGNYSFYLEERELRREIQKNAFENQQQKIKQTERFIERFRSKATKARQVQSRVKMLDRMDKVSDVVDENATVNFKFTFNKPSGRQVVAIKDATKRYGDLTILQNSHCSIERGDKIALIGANGKGKSTLLRMVAGTEEFKGERDWGYNVEMAFYAQHQLEALSLDNEILEELKQAGSEKTEQELRNVLGCFLFLDEDVFKKIKVLSGGEKSRVALARTLISESNFLLLDEPTNHLDIQSVNILVQALQQYQGTFLIVSHDRHFISRVANKIWYIESKEVKEYPGTYQEYSYWQSQREASQPTVLEKKPPAPKPKKEPSSSRLSDVQRNLQRDLKKLQQELETVETTIGSLEKEKKAVEQQLANPLVFGNVERLAEETEKFEQVDQQLSEANQQWENLALQVEEIEAKLNND